The following are encoded together in the Juglans microcarpa x Juglans regia isolate MS1-56 chromosome 2D, Jm3101_v1.0, whole genome shotgun sequence genome:
- the LOC121249411 gene encoding uncharacterized protein LOC121249411 — protein MTRGRQESNADGSNIYRDQDRCFDGGCDLADVIRQMMETMKQQQEVILRQNQQCPLIENRGCPYEKFLIYRYPNFMGTEGPMKANKWLLDLDKTFEINGCTGEQKERFKGEFDNRFFPESMKTQKAQEFATLVQGNLTVEQYAAKFMELGRFAPHLIATEKMQAQKFQVRLNPRIHSYVAGFCIHNFQELVNVVAIAEAKQRSVTAQINLERKSASTFTTSGNNAKRRIIQGVNKGKCVIIAPPVTC, from the exons ATGACACGTGGCAGACAAGAGAGCAACGCTGATGGATCTAACATCTACAGAGATCAGGATCGTTGTTTCGATGGAGGATGTGATTTGGCGGACGTAATTCGTCAAATGATGGAGACCATGAAGCAGCAACAGGAAGTAATCCTGAGACAGAACCAACAATGCCCACTGATTGAGAACCGAGGGTGCCCCTATGAGAAGTTCCTAATATATAGATACCCCAATTTCATGGGAACTGAGGGACCCATGAAAGCTAACAAGTGGCTATTAGATCTCGACAAGACCTTCGAGATCAACGGTTGTACTGGGGAACAGAAG GAGAGGTTTAAGGGGGAATTCGACAATCGTTTCTTCCCAGAGTCAATGAAGACTCAGAAGGCCCAGGAGTTTGCCACATTGGTACAAGGCAATCTCACTGTTGAGCAGTACGCTGcgaagtttatggagcttggaagGTTTGCCCCACATTTGATTGCTACTGAGAAAATGCAAGCCCAGAAGTTTCAAGTAAGGCTGAATCCTAGAATTCACAGTTATGTGGCTGGATTCTGCATCCACAACTTCCAAGAGTTGGTTAATGTGGTTGCAATAGCGGAGGCGAAACAGCGAAGTGTGACAGCTCAGATCAACCTTGAGAGAAAGAGCGCTTCTACCTTCACTACTAGTGGGAATAATGCTAAGAGGAGGATTATTCAAGGAGTTAACAAGGGAAAATGCGTTATAATAGCTCCACCTGTCACCTGCTAG